In one Chroicocephalus ridibundus chromosome Z, bChrRid1.1, whole genome shotgun sequence genomic region, the following are encoded:
- the TMEM215 gene encoding transmembrane protein 215, with the protein MVRTMRPDDINPRTGLVVALVSVFLVFGFMFTVSGIKGETLGDIPLLAIGPAICLPGIAAIALTRKTDGCTKWPKNKCPCCKQVKDRDVMELLRTPSDLESGKGSCDELAKKAYQKDRRVLRGEDSVSICTTTTTTTMGECKSLIRKVEQEEMLRYLETCYPEMPGNVFVGDGSVYSALEKKSSSPTRDSPACPDIEDNIFVAPKDSIIVCSYKENSPYDRYCCYINPTGVNSDQETIV; encoded by the coding sequence ATGGTGCGGACCATGAGACCCGACGACATCAACCCCCGGACGGGGCTGGTGGTGGCTTTGGTCAGCGTCTTCCTGGTGTTCGGCTTCATGTTCACCGTGTCCGGCATCAAGGGAGAGACTTTGGGGGACATCCCGCTGCTGGCCATTGGGCCGGCCATCTGCCTGCCAGGCATCGCCGCCATCGCCCTCACCAGAAAGACCGATGGCTGCACCAAATGGCCCAAGAACAAATGTCCGTGCTGCAAGCAAGTCAAGGACCGAGATGTCATGGAGCTGCTGAGGACGCCCTCGGATCTGGAGTCTGGCAAAGGGAGTTGCGATGAGTTGGCCAAGAAAGCATACCAGAAGGACAGGAGAGTGCTGCGGGGTGAGGACTCTGTGTCCatctgcaccaccaccaccaccaccaccatgggaGAATGCAAGAGCCTCATCAGAAAGGTGGAGCAGGAGGAGATGTTGAGATACCTGGAGACCTGTTACCCAGAGATGCCGGGGAATGTGTTTGTGGGAGATGGCTCCGTGTACAGTGCCTTGGAGAAGAAGAGCTCTTCTCCCACCAGGGACAGCCCTGCTTGCCCTGACATTGAAGACAACATTTTTGTTGCCCCTAAAGACAGTATCATTGTCTGCTCTTACAAGGAGAACAGCCCTTATGACAGATACTGTTGTTACATAAACCCTACTGGAGTCAACTCAGACCAGGAGACCATAGTGTGA